CTTACTCGTGCTCTTTAACGCGCTCGATATTCGCACCTAACGCACGCAGCTTATCTTCGATGCGGTCATAGCCACGATCGATGTGATAAATACGATCGACTATCGTCACACCTTCTGCGATACAACCGGCTAATACCAGACTGGCTGATGCACGTAAGTCGGTCGCCATCACCTGCGCGCCAGACAGCTTATCAACGCCGTGGCAAATCACCGTGTTGCTCTCAATTTCCGCCTGTGCGCCCATACGGATAAGCTCAGGCACGTGCATGAAGCGGTTTTCGAAGATGGTTTCAGTAATCACGCCCGTCCCTTCCGCAACCAGATTCAGCAAGCTGAACTGCGCTTGCATATCGGTCGGGAACCCCGGATGCGGCGACGTGCGAACGGTAACGGCTTTTGGACGCTTACCGTGCATATCCAGACTGATCCAGTCTTCGCCAATTTCGATCTCCGCACCCGCTTCGCGCAGCTTCGCCAATACTGCATCCAACGTATCAGGACGGGTATTGCGACACATAATTTGACCACGAGATACCGCAGCCGCGACCAGGAAAGTCCCGGTTTCAATACGGTCAGGCACCACGCGGTAGACACCGCCGCCCAGACGCGCAACGCCTTCAATGGTGATTTTATCCGTGCCTGCACCGCTGATTTTCGCACCCAGCGTATTCAGGAAATGTGCCGTATCGACAATCTCCGGCTCACGCGCCGCGTTCTCAATAATCGTGGTGCCTTCCGCCAGCGTCGCCGCACTCATGATGGTGACCGTGGCACCCACGCTCACTTTATCCATCACGATGTGCGCACCTTTCAGGCGGCCATCAACCGTTGCTTTGACATAGCCTTCTTCCAGTACGATCTGCGCACCGAGCTGCTCAAGGCCGTAAATGTGCAAATCTACCGGGCGCGCGCCAATCGCACAGCCGCCGGGCAGCGAGACCTGACCTTGACCAAAACGCGCCACCAGCGGCCCTAAAGCCCAAATAGAGGCGCGCATGGTTTTCACCAGATCGTACGGCGCACAGAACACGTTTACCTCGCTGGCATCCACATGGACGGAACCGTTACGCTCAACGCGCGCACCCAGTTGACCAAGCAGCTTCATGGTGGTATCGATATCGCGCAGTTTCGGTACGTTCTGAATTTCTACCGGCTCTTCTGCGAGTAGCGCAGCGAACAGGATGGGCAACGCAGCATTCTTGGCGCCAGAAATGGTCACTTCCCCCGCTAAGCGGGTTGGGCCCTGAACACGAAATTTATCCATAGTCTTTGTATCTCAATGTCTTAATTCAATATGTCGTCACACTGATACCGGCAGTTTATTCCCACTCGCAGGGGGAATAATACTTAGAAGCCGTTCAGTTTACGGTCGCGTTGCCACTCTTCCGGCGTATAAGCCTTGATCGACAGCGCATGAATACGGTTATCCGCGATGTACTCCATCAGCGGCGCATAAACAGCCTGCTGTTTTTTGACTCGGCTCATTCCAGCAAAAAGTCCGCCCACTACGATGACCTGAAAATGGCTGCCATCACCAGAAACATGGGCTTCTTCCAGTGCCAATGCGTTCATCAGCACGTCTTTAATTTCGTTATTTTCCATCGCTCTCGATTTCTATGTCAGGGGGAGATGATTTACAGGGAGGTATCTTAGATGAATATGACGCTATCTTAAACAAAGAATACGCCCCTTCAGACGATGCCTAAAGGGGCGAATCCGGTAAACCGCGTTACCGTTTAAGACACAGGAATGATTTCATTCAGGTTATAGAGCGCAATGAGCGTTTTTAGCCGATCGCTGGCACCGACAATCGTTATCTCTCCGCCTGAAGACGGCTGCTGATAAACATGCATCAGCAATGCTAACCCGGCAGAATCAACGCGGTTTAATCCAGACACATCCAGCGTCGTTTTACCCGCCAGCAACGATTCACGCTGCTGCCAGAACGGTAACAGCGTTTCACGATCCAGATCGCCCGTTAACGCCAGCGTTGATTCCTGTGCCTGCCAGTTCAATGCGTTCGCCATGTTCGTACCCAAATTACTTTTTCTGATCCAACGTGATGGTCTGCTTCGCCGAAGATTCCAGCTGTTTAGTCAGGCCATCCACGCCGTTCTGACGCAATATTGCCGCCCACTCGTTCTGCTTGGTGGTGATCATACTGACACCTTCGGCAATCATGTCGTACGCCTGCCAGTTACCGGTTTTACTGTTCTTACGCCATTGGAAATCCAGACGTACCGGAGGACGGCCGCCGTTATCAATGATGGTGACGCGAATAGAAACGATATCGGCATCGCCCAGCGGTTTCTCAGGGGCGATCTGATAGGTCTGCCCGTTATACATCGCCAGCGCCTGGCCGTAAGCCTGCTCCAGATAGGCTTCAAACGCTTTGAAATAGGCATCACGCTGTGCCGGTGTCGCATCTTTGTAGTAACGACCCAGAACCAGCGCACCAGCGTATCTCACCTGAACATACGGCAGCAGCTCTTCACGTACGACGGTACGCAAATAATCAGGGTTTTGTTTGATCTTTGGCTGTTCGTTCTTTAAACGATCAAAAGTTTTTTCCGCCGCTTCATTCATTAAACGATAAGGGTTCGTTTGATCCGCCGCGTTGGCTAATGGCGCGACCACCAGTAAAGCCACCATCAGTAAACGTTTAAACATGCAGATATCCTCTTATGGATGTGAAGGAACAGGTTCGTTGTTGTGTTCAGGGGTTACCGCAGGATTGGCACCCGGCTCCGTACCTGATTGACCACCATTATCTTCGCTATTACTGCCGCTCTTATATAGGAATTGACCGATGAGATCTTCAAGCACCATCGCTGACTTGGTGTCCTGAATTACACCTCCGTCTTTCAGGATCGCTGTGCCCATTTCTTCATCTTCAAACCCAATGTTCAGCGCCAGATACTGTTCGCCCAGCAAGCCGGAGGTACGAATGGCCAGAGAGCTGGTATCAGGAATATGATCGTAGCGCTGCTGAATATCCATCGCCACGCGTGGCAGGTACGTTTTCTCGTCCAGCGAAATATCCGCTACGCGGCCAACCACTACGCCGCCAATTCTGATCGGAGAACGCGCTTTCAGCCCGCCAATGTTGTCAAACGTCGCATACAAGCGATACGTTGGCTCGCTACCGATCGATTTAAGATCGGCGACTTTCAGGCATAAAAAGAGGATGGCTGCCAGCGCGATCAACATAAACACACCAACCCAGACTTCAGTTTTCTTTGTTTGCATCGACTCAGTTCCCAAACATCAGTGCTGTCAGCACAAAATCCAATCCCAGTACCGCTAACGACGAGTGCACGACGGTTCGGGTCGTTGCACGGCTGATCCCCTCAGACGTCGGGATCGCGTCATAGCCGTTAAACAGTGCAATCCAAGTCACGGTAATCGCAAATACGATACTTTTAATCACGCAGTTCAAGACATCCTGACGCCAGTCAACCGCGCCTTGCATGGCAGACCAGAAGAACCCACTGTCGATGCCTTTCCAGTCCACACCGACCAGCGCGCCGCCCCAAATGCCCACCGCGACAAAAATCACCGCCAGCAGCGGCATGCTGATTAACCCTGCCCAGAAGCGCGGCGCGACAACGCGGCGCAGCGGATCGACCGCCATCATCTCCATGCTGGAGAGCTGCTCTGTCGCCTTCATCAGGCCAATTTCTGCCGTCAGCGCGGAACCCGCACGGCCCGCGAACAGCAATGCCGTCACCACCGGACCAAGTTCACGCAGCAGCGACAGTGCCACCATCATGCCCAAGCTGGCCTCAGCGCTGTAAGTCGTCAGGATGATATAGCCCTGTAACCCCAGCACCATACCGATAAACAGGCCGGAAACCATGATGATAAGCAGCGACTGCACGCCAACGCTGTAAAGCTGTTTCACCAACAGCGGCCACTGTTTTCTGAATTCGGGTTTACCCACCAGCGCATTAAACAGCATCAGGCCGGCGCGCCCAAACGAGGCGCTGGTGGAGATTCCCTGACGCCCCAACGACGCCAACGTCCGTAATAACATGACTGCGTTAACCCCCTGAACCGAGCAGCGACGTTTTATAGTCGCCGGCTGGAAAACGGAAAGGTACTGGTCCGTCGGCGATACCATCCAGGAACTGACGAACCTGCGGGTCACTGTTTGCTCTCAGTTGATCCGCGGTCCCTTCCCCGATCACCCGCTTATCGGCCACGATATACGCATAATCGGCAATGCTCATCACCTCTGGCACATCGTGAGAAACCACAATGCAGGTCACGCCCAATGCATGATTCAACTCGTCGATGAGCTTCACCAGCGTCCCGAGCGTAATCGGATCTTGCCCGACAAAAGGCTCATCAAACATAATCAACTGCGGGTCGAGCGCGATGGCTCTCGCCAACGCCGCGCGCCGCGCCATGCCGCCGGAAAGCTCCGCTGGCATCAGTTTCTCCGCGCCGCGTAGTCCCACCGCCTCCAGTT
The nucleotide sequence above comes from Pectobacterium brasiliense. Encoded proteins:
- the mlaE gene encoding lipid asymmetry maintenance ABC transporter permease subunit MlaE → MLLRTLASLGRQGISTSASFGRAGLMLFNALVGKPEFRKQWPLLVKQLYSVGVQSLLIIMVSGLFIGMVLGLQGYIILTTYSAEASLGMMVALSLLRELGPVVTALLFAGRAGSALTAEIGLMKATEQLSSMEMMAVDPLRRVVAPRFWAGLISMPLLAVIFVAVGIWGGALVGVDWKGIDSGFFWSAMQGAVDWRQDVLNCVIKSIVFAITVTWIALFNGYDAIPTSEGISRATTRTVVHSSLAVLGLDFVLTALMFGN
- the ibaG gene encoding BolA family iron metabolism protein IbaG, with translation MENNEIKDVLMNALALEEAHVSGDGSHFQVIVVGGLFAGMSRVKKQQAVYAPLMEYIADNRIHALSIKAYTPEEWQRDRKLNGF
- the mlaC gene encoding phospholipid-binding protein MlaC; the protein is MFKRLLMVALLVVAPLANAADQTNPYRLMNEAAEKTFDRLKNEQPKIKQNPDYLRTVVREELLPYVQVRYAGALVLGRYYKDATPAQRDAYFKAFEAYLEQAYGQALAMYNGQTYQIAPEKPLGDADIVSIRVTIIDNGGRPPVRLDFQWRKNSKTGNWQAYDMIAEGVSMITTKQNEWAAILRQNGVDGLTKQLESSAKQTITLDQKK
- the murA gene encoding UDP-N-acetylglucosamine 1-carboxyvinyltransferase, with the translated sequence MDKFRVQGPTRLAGEVTISGAKNAALPILFAALLAEEPVEIQNVPKLRDIDTTMKLLGQLGARVERNGSVHVDASEVNVFCAPYDLVKTMRASIWALGPLVARFGQGQVSLPGGCAIGARPVDLHIYGLEQLGAQIVLEEGYVKATVDGRLKGAHIVMDKVSVGATVTIMSAATLAEGTTIIENAAREPEIVDTAHFLNTLGAKISGAGTDKITIEGVARLGGGVYRVVPDRIETGTFLVAAAVSRGQIMCRNTRPDTLDAVLAKLREAGAEIEIGEDWISLDMHGKRPKAVTVRTSPHPGFPTDMQAQFSLLNLVAEGTGVITETIFENRFMHVPELIRMGAQAEIESNTVICHGVDKLSGAQVMATDLRASASLVLAGCIAEGVTIVDRIYHIDRGYDRIEDKLRALGANIERVKEHE
- the mlaB gene encoding lipid asymmetry maintenance protein MlaB, which translates into the protein MANALNWQAQESTLALTGDLDRETLLPFWQQRESLLAGKTTLDVSGLNRVDSAGLALLMHVYQQPSSGGEITIVGASDRLKTLIALYNLNEIIPVS
- the mlaF gene encoding phospholipid ABC transporter ATP-binding protein MlaF → MNHEATNLVEIRGLSFRRGEREIFTDITLNVPKGKVTAIMGPSGIGKTTLLRLIGGQLPPDSGEIWFDGENIPTLSRSELYNARKKMSMLFQSGALFTDLNVFDNVAWPLREHTKLPEELLRSIVMMKLEAVGLRGAEKLMPAELSGGMARRAALARAIALDPQLIMFDEPFVGQDPITLGTLVKLIDELNHALGVTCIVVSHDVPEVMSIADYAYIVADKRVIGEGTADQLRANSDPQVRQFLDGIADGPVPFRFPAGDYKTSLLGSGG
- the mlaD gene encoding outer membrane lipid asymmetry maintenance protein MlaD, translated to MQTKKTEVWVGVFMLIALAAILFLCLKVADLKSIGSEPTYRLYATFDNIGGLKARSPIRIGGVVVGRVADISLDEKTYLPRVAMDIQQRYDHIPDTSSLAIRTSGLLGEQYLALNIGFEDEEMGTAILKDGGVIQDTKSAMVLEDLIGQFLYKSGSNSEDNGGQSGTEPGANPAVTPEHNNEPVPSHP